A stretch of DNA from Nitratireductor thuwali:
GATATGAGGGAGGATCCAGACTTCGACCAGATCATCATAACGGCGGAGCGGGTGACGGCCGCCGCCTTCCGGTACATGGAGGCGCGCTGACATGAAACGAGGCGATGCAGATACCACGCGCGCAGGGTGCGAGCGCACGCGGCTGATCCGATTTCTGGCAAAGGGGCCGGGCCGTCTGGAAAATGCGGCGCGCGCGGATCGCGTACTGGTGGACGGCGGCGACAGGGGAACGGTTTCGGCAAGCCCGGACGTGGTCGCGGAACTGACCCGGGCAGGCATCATCGAGCGCCGGGCCGACCGGATCGAACTCACCTCCGATGGCGTGGCGAGCAGCCGGCGGGCCGATGCGGCGGGCGATGCCTTCGCAACCCAGCACCGATCCCTCGACACGGTGCGCACCGAGATAGGCGGCCAGTGGACGGATATGACGATCAATCTCCGCGAATCGCCGCTCGCCCGGCTGGCAAGGCAGCGCGGACGGCACAAAGCAGCCTTTCTCGGCGAGCGGGAATTTCGCGCCGGAGAGCGCCTGCGCGCCGACTATACGCGTGGCCAGATCATGCCGCGTCTCGGCGCGAACTGGAGTGAAGCGGTGGCGAGCGGGCGGCGCGGGAGCCACGAAAACGGCATCGGCGAACTGACCGATGCGGCGCTTTCGGCACGCCAGCGCGTTGAGAAAGCCCTCGACGCGGTCGGCCCCGAGCTTTCGGGCGTTCTCGTCGACATATGCTGTTTTCTAAAGGGGCTGGAGCAGGTGGAGGCCGAGCGCGGCTGGCCGGTGCGCTCTGCCAAGATCGTGCTGAAGACGGCGCTCGGCGCACTCGCCCGGCACTATGAGCCGCGGCACGCGCGGCAGCGGCGGTCGGTCCTGCATTGGGGAGCGGCGGATTTTCGTCCCAGCATCAAACGGTGAGCGGCAGGTCGGGGGACTAAGCGGCGGCGACGGCGGCGTTTGCCTCGTCCTTGATGCGCTGGACCATGGCGCGCAGCCCGTTCGCGCGCTGTGGGGTGAGGTGTTCGTCGAGGCCCAGCTCGCGCATCGTCCCTTCGGCATCGATGGCGGTGATCTCGCTGGCGCGGCGGCCGGAAAAAAGCGCCATCATGATGGCAACGAGGCCGCGCACGATATGCGCATCCGAATCGCCTTTGAAATGGATGACCGGATCGGCGCCTTCGCCGGTTTCGGTGACGAGCCAGACCTGGCTGACGCAGCCGCGCACCTTGTGGCGGTCGTCCCGCGCCTCGTCGGGGAAGGGGCCAAGCTCGTTGCCGAGTTCGATGATGTAGCGGTAGCGCTCCTCCCAGTCGTCCAGGAAGGCGAAATCGTCTCGAATGGCGTCAATAGTGATGGTCATGCGCTGCATATAGTGGCTGCGCGGGCCGACGTCACGGTTTTTCGGCGTTCTTTTCGGAGGCTTCTATGCTGCCGGTGGTCAGGGCGGGGCCGTCGGGCCGAGGCGTTTGGACGGCCGTTTCAACGACTGCTTCGCCCGTTGGCTCCGTGTCCATCAGGCCGGAAGCGATGGAGACGGCCTGCCTGGCGCGGGCCGCGATCGTCGCCAGGGCGGCGCGGCCGGTTTCGCAGACCTCCGGTTTGCGCTCGCAGATGCCGACCATGTCGACAACCGCCTCCCGGGCGGCGAAGAACGCCTGGATGGGACCGACGGCGTCCGGGCCTTCGCCCTTGGAGCCGGTGTCGAGCGGGATGACGAGCAGCACCAGTGAAAGCCAGAAGGCGGATCGTATGATAAATCCCATTTGACAGTCCCCAGAATGCCGCCCCGGTTTCCGGGGCTTTCCTTCGAACAATCTCGCACAGGCAGGCCAAGGACAAATTGAGAAATTGGCTAAAATTGGAGGCAATTGAAATTCAAAGCGGCGAAGGATGGCTGTTGAATCGATCTTTCGACGAAGGCGCAAGTGCCGCTTAATCTTCCGTTTACCAGCGAAGCTTCTGAAAAGGCACGAAAAGCGCCGGCAGCGGCGGCTTTCGGCGTCTGCGCCCGAGGGTTTTTCAACGGGCGCAACCGGCCACGCTTTGTTAACCATGCCGGCATTCGGGCGCGCCGTGGGAGCGAAAAAGTGGTGGATATGGGCATTGAACGGGCTCCTGGCGCGCGCACTTATCCATTCCTTAAAAGGTGGGTGCGAGTTTCGCTTTCAGAACGAGAATTCGTCCAGATGCAGACCTGGCGGACACGAGTAGAGCGCGTCGAGTTGAGTACACGAGCCTCCATAGCAGCAGAATGGCCCATGGGCGCCGCACAAGCGTGCGCGCGGCTGTTGCATCCTTCCGTCGTGGAGGATGCGGAGCGTGCGCGGCAGAAGAGGCTTCTGGGCGTGCTGCTCGCCGGCCCCGTGCTGGCCGCAGCCGGCCTTCTGCTGGTGCTGCCCGGCCACATGGATGGTGCCGCTTCGGCGGCCTGGGCGGCGATGATGCTCGGCCTTGGCTTGCTGCTTCCCTTTGTGCTGATCGCCACGGCTCTGCGCCAGCTGGTGGAGCCGGCCGCCCTCGTCGCAGGCGTTGCTGCCGCCGGATCGCTGACCGCCCTTGCGGGCGGAGCGGCGGCGCCGATGGCCGGCCTCTGCGCTGCGCTTGCAATCGAGGCGGCATGGGTAGGGCGCTCGCGCCCGGCCGCGGCGGCGGGCATGGGTGCGGCAGGCATTGCCATGATAGCGGGCGCCCTGTTTCCATGGGAAGCGGCGGGCACCCTGTCGCCGGCCTGGGGCTGGCTCGTCATCAGTGTTTATGGCGCCACGCTGGCCGCCCGGATTCCGTTTTCCAAGGGGCAGGCCGCAACGGAAGAGGGTGGCGACGGGCCGCTGGAGATCGAGGAACTGACGGGCGCGGCCGTGTTCCAGATGACGCCGACCGGCGACATCGTGCAGGCATCGGACCGGACACGCCAATTGCTGGGCGTCGCGCCCGAAATAATGCTTGGCAGCGGTCTCTTCGACCGTCTGCTCGTCGCCGACCGGGTGGTCTATCTTTCGGCGCTGGCCGATCTGCGCGACGGCTGCGACCGGAAATCCCTGCGCGTGCGGCTTCGCCGGGCCGTTGGAGAAGCGGGCGAGGGCGCGTACCGGCCCTTCTTCCTTGAACTCGTGAGGCGCGGGGACGCAGAAGCGATCGCCGGCGTTCTATGCGAGGACCGGCTCGCCGCCGAGCTCGAGCAGGCCTTTGCCGAGGCGCGCGAGAACGCGCAGGCCGCGGCGCTGTCGAAGACGCAGTTCCTGGCGTCGGTGAGCCACGAATTGCGCACGCCGCTGAACGCCATCGTGGGCTTCTCCGACGTGCTGGCGAACGAGATGTTCGGACCGTTCGCCAACGAGAAGCAGCGCGAATATGTGGGCCATATCCGCGAAGCGGGCGATCACCTGCTTTCCGTCGTGAACGCGATCCTCGACGTTTCCAAGCTCCAGTCCGGCACCTATGCGCTCGGCTCGGAACCCTTCGAGTTCGATCAGGCGGTCCAGATGGCGATGCGCATGAACGCGCAGAAGGCGCAGGAGAAGGGCATATCCCTCGACGCAGACATCGCCGACGACGTGGGCGTGGTGGATTGCGACCGCCGGGCGGTGCAGCAGATCCTGATCAACCTCCTGTCCAACGCCGTCAAGTTCACGCCCGCCGGGCAGGTGGAGGTTTCCGCGCACCGTCTGGGCGACAGGCTCGACTTCACCGTGAGCGATACCGGCATCGGCATAGCGGCCGACGACCTGGAACGGCTGGGCACGCCGTTCATGCAGGTGCACAGCGACTATACGCGCCATGTCGAGGGGACAGGCCTCGGCCTGACCCTGGTGAAGGGCTTGGTCGGTCTTCTCAACGGGGGCATGAGCATCGACAGTACGCCCGGGAAGGGTACGAGCGTGACGGTGTCGCTGCCGGTGGGCCATCGGCACCGTGCGGAGGAAGACAGCGAGGAGCATGGCCCGACCTGCCGGGAAGTCTGGAATAGCGAGTGGAAAGATGACGCATTACGCAAGACAGCCTGAAGAGCGTGCCGGCCCGGCCGGGTGGATCGCCGCAGGTTTTGCGGGATTGGGCAGTGCCATGGCGCGCAACCCGATGGCCGTCGGTGGAACGACGGCATTCCTCATTTCGCTGGCCTTCGTCTCGGCCAACGCCATCTGGTACCAGCCGCAGCCGCATCCGAGCGCCTTCATACCGACGCGCGCTCCGGTGCGAACCTTTGCGCCGGCCCCCGATATCGTGTCCGACGTGCCGGCACCGCGCACCGCGCCGCGCGACGTGCTCGCTTCGAACCAACCGGCTGGCCGACCGGCTGACCAGCCGACCGAACCGGCCGCGTCCGATCAGATGAACGCCAACGGCGATCCCACCGTCGGCTCCGTGCAACGGGTGCTGAGCGATCTCGGCCTCTACCGGGGGCCCGTCGACGGCATGAACGGCCCGCAGACCCGCGCGGCGGTCGAGAATTATCGCCGCATCGTCGGCCTGAGCGGCGGCGGCGAGATCGACGACCCGCTGCTTCGCCAACTCGGCCTTGGCCAGGACGTGGCCGATCTTGCGCCGGTTCCTGCGCCCAAGCCGGCGCCTCGCCCGCAAGCCGCGAACCCGGCCGGAAACGCCCCCGGAAGCACCGCCGGAAACGCCAATGACGGCATGCACACCGCCTCGGTGGAACAGCCCGACGAGACCGTAAGGCGGGTGCAGGCGGGATTGAAGGCGTTCGGCAATGACGGCATCGAGATCGACGGAATGATGGGCGCGCGCACGCGCGAGGCCATCCGCGAGTTCCAATCGCTTTTCGGCCTGCCGGTGACGGGCGAGCCCGACGAGGCGCTGCAGGCGAAGATGCGCGAGATCGGCCTGACCAACTGAGGTCTGCCGAATTGACGCTTGGGCAAGGTGGCTTCATGCGTATCACCAGCGACCTTTGGGTTTCAGCTCTCGTCCGACGGGTGTTCGCCGATGGCGGGTTCGCAGCCATACGCAGGCGCGGCGCGCGCGAGGCGGGCGCCGTCATGGTGCTTTTCCGCAAGCCCTTTGGCGAGGTCGATCTGTTCACGCCCGCGCCGCAGACGAGCTATGACGCCGCACGCCCCCACGAGCGGCAGTTCATCGCCGCCAAGACGGCGTTGCAGGATGCGGACATAGACCAGATCATCGAGCGCGAGCTGCGCTTCGACAGCGACATCTGGGTGGTGGAGCTGGAGACGGGACGCGCGGCGGAGGACTATATAACGCTTGTCGAGCCTTGAACGGCATATCGGGCGAGGGCACCGGTCTCCTCGGCCGAACGCTTGCGCCACAGCGCCAGCTTTTCGCGCGCGGTCTCGGCGTCGAGCGCACGGTAGCGCTCCAGGAAAAGGCGGATGCCGGCCGGAAAGGCGACCTGCGAGGGATAGACGGCGGCGGTGATCAGGAATGCCTTTTCGGTGTCCAGCCCGAGAGCCCGCAGCGCCGGCATAAGCGCGGAATAGGTAACGCCGTCGCAGAGCCGGGCGGCGACAGCGGGGGAGATGGCAAGGAGCCGGGAAAGGGTTTCCGGCAATTTCGCCGGCCCTACGGCCAAAGCCGCCTCGCGCAGCGCGTCATAGGCTTCCCGGGTATCGGGCAGCGCCGGTTCCGCCGCCTCGGTGGCGGCTGTTCCGGCCGCCTCGCTCATGAGGCCGCGCAACTGTTCGCGCATCTCCTCGACCGCGGTTGCAGCCGAACGGGGCTCGGGTCCCGATGACGCTTTCTCGACGCGGGACAGGAGCGCGCGGACGAGCGCGGCGACCATGGGATGGAGATTTTCGCGGCGGGCGATGACGCGCGCATGGGCAAGGCCGTGACGCGCGATGAGGGCGATGAGATCGACATCGGTGAGTGCGGTCGAACGCACGAGAAGGGGCGCAGCGGTCTCGACCGGTTCGTCGCACAGGCGCTTTACCAGGCCGCCGGGCGCGGGATCGCATTCGCTGAGAGCGGCGGCGGCAAAGCGGCGGGCTTCCGTGGAAACGCGGTCGAAAAGGCCGAGCGCCAGATCGTCGAGCTGGACCACCTCCTCCCGGGTAGGCCGCGAAAGAGAGCAATAGGCTGTCACCGCGGCGCGGAACAAACGCTCGCAATTGCCCGGGCCCCCTCCAAACGCAATATGTCTGAAGTCCGCAGATGACACGCAGAAAACGCCTACCAACAGATACAACAATGGCCCGCCGCAACGCTATCCGGCGCGGCGGACCGGTACATTGGTCAAACTAGACGGAATGGATTAGCGATCCATTAACCCAGCCATTAAGGATTGCGTTCACCATTTGCCCAGCACACGGTTTCACAGAAGCGCCGCGACTCTCACTGTTTGGTTGAAAGCAATCCCGGAAACGAAAACCGGCCTCCGCTTTT
This window harbors:
- a CDS encoding peptidoglycan-binding domain-containing protein, encoding MTHYARQPEERAGPAGWIAAGFAGLGSAMARNPMAVGGTTAFLISLAFVSANAIWYQPQPHPSAFIPTRAPVRTFAPAPDIVSDVPAPRTAPRDVLASNQPAGRPADQPTEPAASDQMNANGDPTVGSVQRVLSDLGLYRGPVDGMNGPQTRAAVENYRRIVGLSGGGEIDDPLLRQLGLGQDVADLAPVPAPKPAPRPQAANPAGNAPGSTAGNANDGMHTASVEQPDETVRRVQAGLKAFGNDGIEIDGMMGARTREAIREFQSLFGLPVTGEPDEALQAKMREIGLTN
- a CDS encoding DUF5330 domain-containing protein, whose protein sequence is MGFIIRSAFWLSLVLLVIPLDTGSKGEGPDAVGPIQAFFAAREAVVDMVGICERKPEVCETGRAALATIAARARQAVSIASGLMDTEPTGEAVVETAVQTPRPDGPALTTGSIEASEKNAEKP
- a CDS encoding DUF1491 family protein, with product MRITSDLWVSALVRRVFADGGFAAIRRRGAREAGAVMVLFRKPFGEVDLFTPAPQTSYDAARPHERQFIAAKTALQDADIDQIIERELRFDSDIWVVELETGRAAEDYITLVEP
- a CDS encoding DUF6456 domain-containing protein → MKRGDADTTRAGCERTRLIRFLAKGPGRLENAARADRVLVDGGDRGTVSASPDVVAELTRAGIIERRADRIELTSDGVASSRRADAAGDAFATQHRSLDTVRTEIGGQWTDMTINLRESPLARLARQRGRHKAAFLGEREFRAGERLRADYTRGQIMPRLGANWSEAVASGRRGSHENGIGELTDAALSARQRVEKALDAVGPELSGVLVDICCFLKGLEQVEAERGWPVRSAKIVLKTALGALARHYEPRHARQRRSVLHWGAADFRPSIKR
- a CDS encoding sensor histidine kinase, with the translated sequence MGAAQACARLLHPSVVEDAERARQKRLLGVLLAGPVLAAAGLLLVLPGHMDGAASAAWAAMMLGLGLLLPFVLIATALRQLVEPAALVAGVAAAGSLTALAGGAAAPMAGLCAALAIEAAWVGRSRPAAAAGMGAAGIAMIAGALFPWEAAGTLSPAWGWLVISVYGATLAARIPFSKGQAATEEGGDGPLEIEELTGAAVFQMTPTGDIVQASDRTRQLLGVAPEIMLGSGLFDRLLVADRVVYLSALADLRDGCDRKSLRVRLRRAVGEAGEGAYRPFFLELVRRGDAEAIAGVLCEDRLAAELEQAFAEARENAQAAALSKTQFLASVSHELRTPLNAIVGFSDVLANEMFGPFANEKQREYVGHIREAGDHLLSVVNAILDVSKLQSGTYALGSEPFEFDQAVQMAMRMNAQKAQEKGISLDADIADDVGVVDCDRRAVQQILINLLSNAVKFTPAGQVEVSAHRLGDRLDFTVSDTGIGIAADDLERLGTPFMQVHSDYTRHVEGTGLGLTLVKGLVGLLNGGMSIDSTPGKGTSVTVSLPVGHRHRAEEDSEEHGPTCREVWNSEWKDDALRKTA
- a CDS encoding SufE family protein — its product is MTITIDAIRDDFAFLDDWEERYRYIIELGNELGPFPDEARDDRHKVRGCVSQVWLVTETGEGADPVIHFKGDSDAHIVRGLVAIMMALFSGRRASEITAIDAEGTMRELGLDEHLTPQRANGLRAMVQRIKDEANAAVAAA